A single window of Plectropomus leopardus isolate mb chromosome 12, YSFRI_Pleo_2.0, whole genome shotgun sequence DNA harbors:
- the LOC121951949 gene encoding transmembrane protein 200C: protein MIATGGLLRMNRRQDSLRSKNRAENKRKRKSKKKKKNDVVVVKGKLNLCSPAGCVAAVGVVVLMVGVSMAVLGYWPSQNQQQYQERRRTGAYHVNRMSYSKSPPVSSNLTHNKPPSGSSLNQSHSNSSAADPSPHCGLLCDFLNNYLYSDNLKVFGPLVMGIGIFLFICANAVLHENRDKKTKIINLRDIYSTVIDLHSIRSKEYSPLNGLVNYTQSRNAEGPSGSFPASGMLTRSSWPSTGLSPQGELGGDELFRRQSLVSRPRSWSRDVQTFTDTVYSIYKDYSNSSEQAPQPRQWETTSIVTSSVNAFTLPVIKLNNCEVEERAEAEGHSEEGVVIEATAASAAETISEEAQASSSQTDETDAKEKDAKEKDVSDSPPPHQSHEDISTDTADQQPQSQPHWTQLFPPSPVARAMGSRLSLNSLTDQPRSARRCSLSVSVCRQGDRARRFSCPRLERSNSKGYIKLADLGGESFEAPDTDTSLVATEQEAATDAEARAAEEAAQGEDVQVTPSASAES from the coding sequence ATGATAGCCACAGGTGGCCTGCTGCGCATGAACAGGCGCCAGGACTCCCTGCGCTCCAAAAACAGGGCGGAAAACAAGAGGAAGCGGAAAtcgaagaaaaagaagaagaacgaCGTGGTGGTGGTGAAAGGGAAGCTCAACCTGTGCTCCCCGGCGGGTTGCGTGGCTGCTGTCGGAGTCGTAGTTCTCATGGTGGGGGTCTCCATGGCTGTACTGGGATACTGGCCCAGTCAGAACCAGCAGCAGTACCAGGAGCGCCGCAGGACTGGAGCGTACCATGTTAACAGGATGAGCTACTCCAAAAGTCCGCCTGTTTCCTCTAACTTGACCCACAATAAGCCTCCGTCCGGAAGTTCCCTCAACCAGAGCCATTCTAACAGCAGCGCCGCCGACCCCTCCCCTCACTGCGGCTTGCTGTGTGACTTCCTGAATAATTACCTGTACTCAGACAATCTGAAAGTCTTTGGACCGCTGGTGATGGGGATCGGAATTTTCCTTTTCATCTGCGCCAACGCGGTCCTTCATGAGAACCGGGACAAGAAAACCAAAATCATCAACCTGAGGGATATCTACTCCACAGTTATAGATCTGCACAGCATACGCTCGAAGGAGTACTCGCCCCTGAACGGTCTGGTGAACTACACTCAGTCGAGGAACGCAGAGGGCCCGTCGGGGTCGTTCCCTGCGAGCGGGATGCTCACTCGCAGCTCCTGGCCCTCCACTGGACTCAGTCCACAGGGCGAGTTAGGCGGCGATGAGTTGTTCAGGCGCCAGTCGTTGGTCAGCCGGCCTCGTAGCTGGTCCAGGGACGTCCAGACCTTCACGGACACCGTCTACAGCATCTACAAAGACTACAGCAATAGCAGCGAGCAGGCCCCGCAGCCCCGACAGTGGGAGACCACCTCCATCGTCACCTCCTCTGTGAACGCTTTCACGCTCCCTGTGATCAAACTCAACAACTGTGAGGTGGAGGAGAGAGCGGAGGCAGAGGGGCACTCGGAGGAAGGGGTCGTGATCGAGGccactgctgcttctgctgctgaaaCAATTAGCGAGGAGGCACAAGCGAGCAGCAGCCAGACCGACGAGACGGACGCCAAGGAGAAGGACGCCAAAGAGAAGGATGTCTCGGATTCTCCGCCGCCCCATCAGAGCCATGAGGACATAAGCACAGACACAGCGGACCAACAACCACAGTCTCAACCACATTGGACTCAGCTGTTTCCGCCATCACCTGTTGCCAGGGCGATGGGGTCACGGCTGTCGCTCAACTCCCTCACGGATCAGCCCAGGTCTGCACGCCGCTGCagcctgtctgtgtctgtgtgtcgcCAAGGTGACAGAGCCAGGCGCTTCAGCTGCCCTCGTCTGGAGCGCTCCAACAGTAAGGGCTACATCAAACTGGCTGACCTCGGGGGCGAGTCCTTCGAAGCCCCCGACACAGACACTTCTTTAGTGGCCACCGAACAGGAAGCAGCAACGGACGCAGAAGCAAGAGCGGCGGAGGAAGCAGCTCAGGGAGAGGACGTTCAGGTGACACCCAGCGCCTCTGCAGAGTCCTag